One region of Microbacterium rhizosphaerae genomic DNA includes:
- a CDS encoding metal-dependent transcriptional regulator translates to MPSPAVDDYLKTIYHHTEWQSESITPSQLAAELGLAPSSVTEMVQKLAAQGLVSHRPYGPIALSETGERRAAEIVRRHRLVETWLVREFGYTWDEVHDEAEVLEHVLSDRLLEGIDERLGRPRFDPHGDAIPDADGQVHREDFVLLGNASEGHEGRVLRVSDRDPELLREFDRAGLVVGRTVRVLGPARYALDGVEAQIPASAADAVWLTA, encoded by the coding sequence GTGCCCTCGCCCGCGGTCGACGACTACCTGAAGACCATCTACCACCACACCGAGTGGCAGAGCGAGAGCATCACCCCCTCCCAGCTGGCCGCCGAGCTCGGACTCGCACCGTCGAGCGTGACCGAGATGGTGCAGAAGCTCGCGGCGCAGGGACTGGTCAGCCACCGCCCGTACGGTCCGATCGCGCTGAGCGAGACCGGAGAGCGCCGCGCGGCGGAGATCGTGCGCCGCCACCGGCTCGTCGAGACCTGGCTCGTGCGCGAGTTCGGCTACACGTGGGACGAGGTGCACGACGAGGCGGAGGTGCTCGAGCACGTGCTCAGCGACCGCCTGCTCGAAGGCATCGACGAGCGGCTCGGGCGGCCGCGCTTCGACCCGCACGGCGATGCGATCCCGGATGCCGACGGCCAGGTGCACCGCGAGGACTTCGTGCTGCTCGGCAACGCCAGCGAGGGTCACGAGGGCCGCGTGCTGCGCGTGAGCGATCGCGATCCCGAGCTTCTGCGCGAGTTCGATCGCGCCGGACTCGTCGTCGGGCGCACGGTCCGCGTGCTCGGCCCGGCGCGTTATGCGCTCGACGGCGTCGAGGCGCAGATCCCGGCCTCCGCGGCCGATGCCGTGTGGCTCACGGCCTGA
- a CDS encoding ester cyclase yields MESWEMREWHAEFLDACNRHDLDAVREFIDPAVRRAHLPAGADAWIADLEDLFRGFPDWRWKRIHILVEDDRLAVHLRGSGTHHGAYLGIAATRRHINVAEFAIYRVAKGRIVEYSSLAEDVGAQLRP; encoded by the coding sequence ATGGAGTCGTGGGAGATGCGCGAGTGGCACGCCGAGTTCCTCGACGCCTGCAACCGGCACGACCTCGATGCCGTCCGTGAATTCATCGACCCGGCCGTGCGCCGAGCCCACTTGCCGGCCGGGGCGGACGCCTGGATCGCCGACCTTGAGGACCTCTTCCGAGGCTTCCCGGACTGGCGGTGGAAGCGCATCCACATCCTCGTCGAGGACGACCGCCTCGCCGTCCACCTGCGCGGGAGCGGCACGCACCACGGCGCGTACCTGGGAATCGCCGCGACCCGTCGGCACATCAACGTGGCCGAGTTCGCGATCTACCGTGTCGCGAAAGGTCGCATCGTCGAGTACTCCAGCCTCGCGGAGGACGTCGGGGCGCAGCTCAGGCCGTGA
- a CDS encoding ParA family protein, protein MARVITMFNNKGGVSKTTTSFNLGWMLAERGHKVVLVDADPQCNLTGMVLDLAGESALEEFYEQNPGRNIRSALEPAFQSRPRIVEPVDCVEVAGVQGLYLLPGHIGLAEDETSLGIAQQLSETIQALKNLPGSFRYLFDRTAEKYDADFVIVDLSPGLGAVNQNLVATADFVVIPASPDVFSVMAMESLARVFPRWKKWAQSASELEALRNADYPFPEPTLKFLGTIVQRYRLRSGEATQGFQEFFTSIDEAVENTLAPALSDAGILLEESEYESAGIGSNYRLASISDFNSLITTSQTVRKPVFALTQQDTGQAGVVWAATASAIETFRQVFTELAVRVESLTA, encoded by the coding sequence GTGGCGAGAGTCATCACGATGTTCAACAACAAGGGCGGCGTTAGCAAGACCACAACGAGTTTCAACCTTGGTTGGATGCTCGCAGAGCGGGGACACAAGGTGGTCCTGGTTGATGCTGACCCCCAGTGCAACTTGACCGGCATGGTCCTCGACCTTGCCGGAGAGAGCGCGCTAGAAGAGTTCTACGAGCAGAATCCAGGACGGAACATCCGGTCTGCCCTTGAGCCCGCGTTTCAATCCCGGCCACGTATCGTGGAACCCGTCGACTGTGTCGAAGTGGCCGGCGTGCAGGGGCTATACCTCCTGCCCGGCCACATCGGACTCGCGGAGGACGAGACTTCGCTCGGCATCGCGCAACAGCTCTCAGAGACGATCCAAGCCTTGAAGAATCTGCCGGGCAGCTTTCGATACCTGTTCGACAGGACAGCGGAAAAGTACGATGCCGACTTTGTAATCGTAGACCTCAGCCCGGGGCTGGGGGCAGTGAATCAGAACCTCGTCGCGACGGCGGACTTTGTTGTTATTCCTGCGAGCCCGGACGTCTTCTCGGTCATGGCAATGGAGTCGCTCGCACGCGTATTCCCGCGCTGGAAGAAGTGGGCCCAAAGCGCATCCGAACTGGAAGCATTGCGAAACGCCGACTATCCATTCCCTGAGCCCACACTCAAATTCCTCGGCACCATCGTTCAGCGTTACCGTCTCCGCTCAGGAGAAGCGACCCAGGGGTTTCAGGAGTTCTTCACGAGCATTGATGAGGCTGTTGAGAACACTCTGGCTCCTGCGCTTAGCGATGCAGGCATCTTGCTCGAGGAGAGCGAGTACGAGTCAGCGGGCATCGGATCCAATTACCGGCTCGCCAGCATCTCGGATTTCAATTCACTCATCACCACCTCGCAGACCGTGCGGAAGCCCGTCTTCGCTCTGACGCAGCAGGACACCGGGCAAGCAGGCGTGGTCTGGGCTGCGACAGCGTCCGCGATAGAGACCTTCCGACAAGTCTTCACGGAACTTGCCGTACGCGTCGAGTCGCTTACGGCCTGA
- a CDS encoding VOC family protein: MALIDHLGLTVEDVPSAIAQWDPVLTALGYIRHDAEVGVSWSNGTQTELILRPPREPGTGPHVHGRVGWQHLAFDIASPEEVDRLHGIALDAGWIAVRDPKLYPRFNDRYYASFVEDANGIRIEFAYNPPRDAH; this comes from the coding sequence ATGGCCCTTATCGACCACCTCGGACTCACCGTCGAAGACGTCCCGTCGGCGATCGCACAGTGGGATCCGGTGCTCACGGCGCTCGGCTACATCCGGCATGACGCCGAGGTGGGCGTCTCGTGGAGCAACGGCACGCAGACGGAGCTGATCTTGCGGCCCCCGCGCGAGCCCGGCACCGGGCCGCACGTACACGGGCGGGTCGGCTGGCAGCACCTCGCGTTCGACATCGCGTCGCCCGAGGAGGTCGATCGACTGCACGGCATCGCTCTGGATGCGGGCTGGATCGCGGTGCGCGACCCCAAGCTCTATCCGCGGTTCAACGACCGGTACTACGCATCCTTCGTCGAGGACGCCAACGGCATCCGCATCGAGTTCGCCTACAACCCTCCCCGCGACGCCCACTGA
- a CDS encoding Nramp family divalent metal transporter, translating to MPKTAPEIRRGAPAKPATTRRAAWLLGPALVAGVAYIDPGNVASNMTAGSQFGYLLVWVVVLANLIAWLVQYLSAKLGLITGESLPQAMGRRIRNPWGRRAYWLQAELVAMATDIAEVIGGAVALNLLFRIPLLAGGVITGVVSMALLLVQSRRGARTFEFVVIGLVAIIGFGFAFGVFVAPPDAASVVHGLVPRFDGPDSVLLAASILGATIMPHAIYAHSALTRDRFAGTTVTPERLLRATRWDVTIALTIAGTVNLCILLLAAANLAGVPGTATLEGAYAALRDGVGPAVATIFAIGLLASGLASTSVGAYAGAEIMHGLLHIRVPLLARRLVTLIPALVILGLGIDPTLALVLSQVVLSFGIPFALIPLVVLTARLGRFRNTITTSLLGVAASVFLIGLNAVLLFLTFT from the coding sequence ATGCCGAAAACGGCTCCCGAGATCCGCCGCGGCGCGCCCGCGAAGCCCGCGACGACGCGACGCGCCGCGTGGCTCCTCGGGCCTGCGCTCGTCGCCGGGGTGGCCTACATCGACCCGGGCAACGTCGCCAGCAACATGACCGCCGGTTCGCAGTTCGGCTACCTGCTGGTGTGGGTGGTCGTCCTCGCGAACCTCATCGCCTGGCTCGTCCAGTACCTCTCCGCGAAGCTCGGGCTCATCACGGGCGAAAGCCTTCCGCAGGCGATGGGGCGCCGCATCCGCAATCCCTGGGGCCGGCGGGCGTACTGGCTCCAGGCGGAGCTCGTCGCGATGGCGACCGACATCGCAGAGGTGATCGGCGGGGCCGTCGCCCTCAACCTGCTGTTCCGCATCCCGCTGCTGGCCGGGGGCGTGATCACCGGGGTCGTCTCGATGGCGCTGCTTCTCGTCCAGTCGCGACGGGGCGCCCGCACGTTCGAGTTCGTCGTCATCGGGCTCGTGGCGATCATCGGATTCGGCTTCGCGTTCGGCGTGTTCGTGGCTCCGCCGGATGCCGCGAGCGTCGTGCACGGGCTCGTGCCGCGGTTCGACGGGCCCGACTCGGTGCTGCTCGCCGCATCCATCCTCGGTGCCACGATCATGCCCCATGCGATCTACGCGCACTCCGCGCTCACGCGCGATCGCTTCGCCGGCACGACCGTGACCCCGGAGCGGCTCCTGCGCGCGACCCGCTGGGACGTCACGATCGCGCTGACCATCGCCGGAACGGTGAATCTGTGCATCCTGCTGCTCGCGGCCGCGAACCTCGCCGGCGTGCCGGGGACCGCGACCCTCGAGGGCGCCTACGCGGCCCTGCGCGACGGGGTCGGGCCGGCGGTCGCCACGATCTTCGCGATCGGGCTGCTGGCGAGCGGCCTCGCCAGCACGTCGGTCGGCGCCTACGCGGGGGCGGAGATCATGCACGGCCTCCTGCACATCCGCGTGCCGCTGCTCGCGCGGCGGCTCGTGACGCTCATCCCGGCGCTCGTCATCCTCGGGCTCGGCATCGACCCGACGCTCGCCCTCGTCCTCAGCCAGGTCGTGCTGTCGTTCGGCATCCCGTTCGCGCTCATCCCGCTCGTCGTGCTGACCGCGCGGCTCGGACGATTCCGCAACACCATCACGACGTCGCTGCTGGGGGTCGCGGCATCCGTCTTCCTCATCGGGCTCAACGCGGTGCTGCTCTTTCTGACGTTCACGTGA